A region from the Paenibacillus humicola genome encodes:
- a CDS encoding phage tail protein: protein MERETLFFSLNKQADFESGGSDNLEWTPQGLRIKQTQKYGVRSTLRLGELEGFPGARDFAVGLYGRLFVLDEAADVWIYDQDNRYHEKLFPSGHQLFGSRSMLAVTGDMLIVADPEGETVLSAFAIGNSQRYWTLADYDGIRIHPLAAAADDTFVYVVMPFDVLTTEDGESIVPAEGRIGIVQIDRSGQCRAVMTDDKWQVKTDEPLRAMDKRFFAAVAGDSSVYVFDTADHILYGFESDGALKSRIYLPSLRFAGLAVDSHSQLYIGDSRIIADEGEDDRFILNLGQTGEWINKVPGFRGKTDKLMFDARDRMLILNEEEDTVTTLELQPRTQEREETGMLEGVCLTAALDSAEAENVWHKMTLDADIPDETQLHVSYFCSDRDSLIVNGSYTAVDAFIRSPGLSMKEKADALATFWSPPVINPRDALFFGAKGRYLWLKIEWIGSERKTPSLSKLRVYLPRTTLLSHLPAIYQEDASGFTERFLSLFGTMFDSIEEKIGELPRHFDSELVSGPYLKWLGGWLGIEVDEHWSDEQIRRFIREAPELYRYRGTRRGIEKMVEIYTGAKPFIIEYFQYRAMREAAELREITDQLYGMHPCSFSVLVTTEQAPTEKQRIMLQHMLDQQKPAFTEAHLIVLQPWMYLDMHTYLGVNTLLSEPSLLHLDPNRSMPSDTLIVDVDRDHRMDQHTRLGLDSELE, encoded by the coding sequence GTGGAACGGGAAACGCTATTTTTCTCCTTGAACAAACAGGCGGATTTCGAAAGCGGCGGCAGCGACAATTTGGAATGGACGCCGCAGGGCTTGCGAATCAAGCAGACGCAAAAATACGGCGTTCGCTCCACGCTGCGCCTGGGCGAGCTGGAAGGCTTTCCGGGGGCGCGCGATTTTGCCGTCGGGCTGTACGGCAGGCTGTTCGTGCTCGACGAAGCAGCCGATGTCTGGATATACGATCAGGACAACCGCTATCATGAAAAGCTGTTTCCTTCCGGCCATCAGCTGTTCGGAAGCCGTTCGATGCTTGCGGTGACCGGTGACATGCTGATCGTTGCGGATCCCGAAGGAGAGACGGTCCTCTCGGCGTTTGCAATCGGCAACAGCCAAAGGTACTGGACGCTTGCGGACTATGACGGAATCCGGATCCATCCGCTTGCGGCGGCTGCGGACGATACGTTTGTGTATGTCGTTATGCCTTTTGACGTCTTGACGACGGAGGACGGCGAGAGCATCGTGCCTGCGGAAGGCCGGATCGGGATCGTCCAAATCGACCGAAGCGGGCAATGCCGGGCCGTTATGACCGACGACAAGTGGCAGGTCAAGACGGACGAGCCTCTGCGCGCAATGGACAAGCGCTTTTTCGCCGCCGTCGCCGGCGACAGCAGCGTGTACGTATTCGATACGGCGGATCATATTTTATACGGCTTCGAAAGCGACGGTGCGTTAAAATCGCGCATTTACCTGCCCTCCCTGCGGTTTGCCGGTCTCGCCGTCGATTCGCACAGCCAGCTCTATATCGGCGATTCCCGCATCATTGCGGACGAAGGCGAGGACGACCGGTTTATCCTAAACCTCGGGCAAACGGGCGAGTGGATCAACAAGGTGCCGGGCTTTCGGGGTAAAACGGACAAGCTGATGTTCGACGCTCGCGATCGGATGTTGATTTTGAACGAAGAGGAAGACACGGTGACCACGCTCGAGCTGCAGCCGCGAACGCAGGAGCGCGAAGAGACCGGCATGCTGGAGGGCGTCTGCCTGACGGCCGCGCTCGACAGCGCGGAGGCGGAGAACGTCTGGCACAAAATGACGCTCGATGCCGATATTCCCGATGAAACGCAGCTGCACGTCTCCTACTTTTGCTCGGACCGCGACAGCTTGATCGTTAACGGCTCGTATACGGCGGTCGACGCCTTTATCCGCAGCCCGGGGCTCAGCATGAAGGAAAAGGCCGACGCGCTGGCGACCTTCTGGTCGCCGCCGGTCATTAACCCGCGCGACGCCTTGTTTTTTGGCGCAAAGGGGCGCTACCTGTGGCTGAAAATCGAATGGATCGGCAGCGAGCGGAAAACGCCTTCCCTGTCCAAGCTGCGGGTTTATTTGCCGCGAACGACGCTGCTGTCGCACCTGCCCGCCATTTACCAGGAGGACGCCAGCGGCTTCACGGAACGGTTCCTGTCGCTGTTTGGCACGATGTTCGACAGCATCGAGGAGAAAATCGGCGAACTGCCGCGTCATTTTGACAGCGAGCTGGTGAGCGGGCCGTATTTGAAATGGCTCGGCGGCTGGCTCGGCATCGAGGTGGATGAGCATTGGAGCGACGAGCAGATCCGCCGGTTTATCCGGGAGGCGCCGGAGCTGTACCGGTACCGGGGCACAAGGCGCGGCATCGAGAAAATGGTCGAGATTTATACGGGTGCGAAGCCGTTCATCATCGAATATTTTCAATATCGCGCCATGCGGGAAGCTGCGGAGCTGCGGGAAATCACCGATCAGCTTTACGGAATGCACCCGTGCAGCTTCTCCGTGCTGGTGACGACGGAGCAGGCGCCGACGGAAAAGCAGCGGATTATGCTGCAGCACATGCTCGACCAGCAAAAGCCGGCTTTTACCGAAGCGCATCTGATCGTGCTGCAGCCGTGGATGTACCTCGATATGCATACATACTTGGGCGTCAATACGCTGCTTTCCGAGCCTTCGCTGCTCCATCTCGATCCGAACCGGTCGATGCCGAGCGACACGCTTATCGTCGACGTTGACCGCGACCATCGCATGGACCAGCATACGCGGCTCGGACTCGATTCCGAGCTGGAATAG
- a CDS encoding MFS transporter, whose translation MFRSLADTLSPLRSRNFRLYLGGQGISMLGNWMQGTAQAWVVWRLTGSTAALGIVAMLNTLPILLLGPFSGVWADRLDRRKLLIYTNLLAMILAVVMGSLVYTDLVRLWHVYIIAGILGCVNALDIPSQQAFIGDLSGVEFVRKGFTLNSMMEQVMRMIGPSAAGWMIGGIGEAPAFWLNGLSYVAVIASLFMVKASQERQAGASNPLAEFRAGFVFVRRKPRIQDLILFTAMTTLFGFVNTQLFPEIADHLLHGGPETLGTMMGAFGAGSFFSALLLTPTLQRVKRTGLALSGIIAWSGFWFGAFSLSSSLTFSLVAVFCASFAQPVVLTTVKGLLQVLSPPNMRARVLSLQVMVAVGIQPLSSLTVGFVAQFAGSTRVIRTNGALMIAAAALLLAVRPALRVWVPQEESGEKAPPASEGDAAASPVTAEPAERLQRDEYARAASETKPVNS comes from the coding sequence TTGTTTCGTTCATTGGCGGATACGCTTTCTCCTCTGCGCAGCCGCAATTTCCGGCTGTATTTGGGCGGCCAGGGGATCTCGATGCTCGGTAACTGGATGCAGGGCACGGCGCAGGCCTGGGTCGTTTGGCGATTAACCGGCTCGACCGCCGCACTCGGCATTGTCGCGATGCTGAATACGCTGCCCATCCTGCTGCTCGGACCGTTTTCGGGCGTGTGGGCGGACCGGCTCGACCGCCGGAAGCTGCTTATTTACACCAATTTGCTTGCGATGATTCTTGCCGTCGTCATGGGCAGTCTCGTTTATACGGATCTGGTGCGGTTATGGCACGTCTACATCATCGCAGGCATTCTCGGCTGCGTGAACGCCCTGGACATTCCGTCGCAGCAGGCGTTTATCGGCGACCTGTCCGGGGTGGAATTCGTTCGCAAAGGCTTTACGCTGAACAGTATGATGGAGCAGGTCATGCGCATGATCGGACCGTCGGCTGCCGGATGGATGATCGGCGGAATCGGGGAGGCGCCTGCGTTTTGGCTGAACGGTCTGAGCTATGTGGCCGTAATCGCAAGCCTGTTCATGGTAAAAGCGTCCCAAGAGAGGCAAGCCGGAGCAAGCAATCCGCTGGCGGAATTCCGGGCCGGATTCGTCTTCGTCCGGAGGAAGCCGCGTATCCAGGACCTGATCCTGTTTACGGCGATGACCACATTATTCGGCTTCGTCAATACGCAGCTGTTTCCGGAAATCGCCGATCACCTGCTGCACGGCGGGCCGGAAACGCTCGGCACGATGATGGGCGCTTTCGGTGCTGGCTCCTTCTTCAGCGCGCTGCTGCTGACGCCGACCCTGCAGCGGGTCAAACGTACCGGACTCGCGCTGTCCGGCATCATTGCCTGGTCGGGCTTTTGGTTCGGCGCTTTTTCGCTGTCCAGCTCGCTTACGTTCTCCCTGGTCGCCGTCTTTTGCGCCTCCTTCGCCCAGCCGGTCGTGCTGACAACGGTAAAAGGGCTTTTGCAGGTGCTCTCGCCGCCCAACATGCGGGCCAGGGTGCTGAGCCTGCAGGTCATGGTTGCCGTCGGCATTCAGCCGCTGTCGTCGCTGACCGTCGGATTTGTCGCGCAATTCGCCGGATCGACGCGTGTGATCCGGACCAACGGAGCGCTGATGATCGCAGCAGCCGCCCTGCTGCTGGCGGTCCGCCCGGCGCTGCGGGTTTGGGTGCCGCAGGAGGAAAGCGGCGAGAAGGCTCCGCCGGCTTCCGAGGGCGATGCTGCGGCTTCGCCGGTTACGGCCGAGCCGGCGGAACGGCTGCAGCGGGACGAATATGCAAGGGCGGCATCGGAGACGAAACCGGTCAACAGCTGA
- a CDS encoding LysR family transcriptional regulator, which translates to MINMEHYRVFRMTARFGNLTKAADALHLTQPSVSYAIKQLEDQLGVKLFDRLPKGVRLTGEGRKLQAYVEQSFALIERGEKELDAVKRGEAGELRLGASGPIIKQLLVPCLNRFRSRNPGINIRLLQRKTPEIVRELADETIDIGFVHLPLQSRAVEVKPLLVSPEMFVVGGAFRAYAEHKLSPQELAGLPLLLLSPDSSTRRFVERWFAEHGLSVQAAIELSSNDMLLEFALQGYGAAFLPRSAVEHELAERRLFELQPAPGVPPREIGFAIRKKTGLPIAAQTFLNLILEESQAEQVP; encoded by the coding sequence ATGATCAACATGGAGCATTACCGGGTATTTCGAATGACAGCCCGGTTCGGCAATTTAACAAAAGCAGCGGATGCGCTCCATCTTACGCAGCCGTCCGTCAGTTACGCGATCAAGCAGCTGGAGGATCAACTGGGGGTCAAGCTTTTTGACCGGCTTCCGAAGGGAGTTCGTCTTACCGGCGAAGGCAGGAAGCTGCAGGCCTATGTCGAGCAATCCTTCGCTTTAATCGAACGCGGGGAAAAGGAACTGGACGCGGTAAAAAGAGGCGAAGCCGGCGAGCTTCGGCTCGGCGCCAGCGGTCCGATCATCAAACAGCTGCTTGTGCCTTGCTTGAACCGGTTTCGTTCCCGAAACCCCGGCATAAACATCCGCCTGCTGCAGCGAAAAACGCCGGAAATCGTGCGGGAGCTGGCCGACGAAACGATCGATATCGGTTTTGTCCATTTGCCGCTGCAGAGCCGCGCCGTTGAAGTGAAGCCTCTGCTCGTTTCCCCGGAGATGTTTGTCGTCGGCGGGGCCTTCCGGGCGTATGCGGAGCACAAGCTTTCGCCGCAGGAGCTGGCCGGGCTGCCGCTGCTGCTCCTGTCCCCGGATAGCAGCACCCGAAGGTTCGTGGAGCGATGGTTCGCGGAACACGGACTTTCCGTTCAGGCCGCCATTGAGCTGAGCAGCAACGACATGCTGCTTGAATTTGCCCTTCAAGGCTACGGAGCCGCATTTCTTCCCCGCTCGGCGGTCGAACACGAACTGGCCGAACGGCGGCTGTTCGAGCTGCAGCCGGCCCCCGGTGTTCCCCCGCGCGAAATCGGGTTTGCGATCCGAAAAAAAACCGGTTTGCCGATCGCCGCGCAAACGTTCTTAAACTTGATCCTCGAAGAGAGCCAAGCAGAGCAAGTCCCATAA
- the aroC gene encoding chorismate synthase, with protein sequence MAGSSFGTMLRITTFGESHGEAIGVILDGVTPGVELSEADIQTQMDRRKPGQSTVTTPRKEYDIVRILSGLFEGKTTGAPLFLMLDNKEMNPSDYETIRELYRPGHADYTYERKYGIRDYRGSGRASGRETAARVAAGAVARKLLASRGVELTAYTKEIGGIACKRFVESEIERNPVRACDPEAAKSMVNVIDRLAREGDSCGGIVECRIRGVMPGLGDPVFDKLDADLAKAMLSIGAVKGIEFGAGFDSAGMRGSEHNDGMNRFGFASNNAGGIVGGISTGQEIVFRVAVKPTSSISRPQQTLDSSGRERTISTKGRHDPCICPRIVPVVEAMACLVLEDHFKRQAALRS encoded by the coding sequence ATGGCGGGAAGCAGCTTTGGAACCATGCTGAGGATCACGACGTTCGGTGAATCGCACGGGGAAGCGATCGGAGTCATTTTAGACGGAGTGACGCCCGGCGTGGAGCTGTCGGAGGCGGATATTCAAACCCAGATGGACCGGCGAAAGCCTGGACAATCGACGGTTACGACGCCGAGGAAGGAATACGATATCGTTCGGATCCTGTCCGGCCTGTTCGAGGGGAAGACGACGGGAGCGCCGCTTTTTCTCATGCTGGACAACAAGGAAATGAATCCGTCCGATTACGAAACGATCCGTGAGCTGTACCGGCCGGGGCATGCCGATTACACGTACGAGCGAAAATACGGCATTCGCGATTACCGGGGAAGCGGGCGGGCTTCTGGCCGCGAAACCGCAGCGAGAGTGGCGGCGGGTGCGGTGGCGAGGAAGCTGCTGGCCTCGCGCGGCGTTGAGCTCACGGCCTATACGAAGGAGATCGGCGGTATCGCCTGCAAAAGGTTCGTGGAATCGGAAATCGAAAGAAACCCCGTTCGCGCCTGCGACCCCGAAGCAGCGAAAAGCATGGTGAACGTTATTGATCGGCTTGCAAGGGAAGGAGACAGCTGCGGGGGGATTGTGGAATGCCGGATTCGAGGCGTCATGCCCGGCCTCGGCGACCCGGTATTCGATAAGCTGGATGCGGATCTCGCCAAAGCGATGCTGTCCATCGGGGCCGTAAAAGGAATCGAATTTGGCGCGGGATTCGATTCCGCGGGCATGCGGGGCAGCGAGCATAATGACGGCATGAACCGTTTCGGCTTCGCGAGCAACAATGCCGGCGGCATTGTTGGAGGCATCAGCACCGGACAGGAGATTGTGTTCCGGGTTGCGGTGAAGCCGACCTCGTCGATCTCGCGGCCGCAGCAAACGCTGGACAGTTCGGGCCGGGAGCGCACGATTTCGACAAAAGGAAGGCACGATCCCTGCATTTGTCCAAGGATCGTGCCGGTCGTCGAGGCGATGGCGTGTCTCGTATTGGAGGATCATTTCAAACGGCAAGCCGCCCTGCGTTCATGA
- a CDS encoding DUF4280 domain-containing protein, whose translation MGQLVCQGALLQCSFGAAPSSLNVLPANRVMTSMPIANIMDNKPMVNIMPFGMCSSLANPQVASATAAALGALTPMPCVPVTAAPWAPGAPTVLVANMPALNNTSKCMCSWGGVIQVTMPGQFTIQVP comes from the coding sequence ATGGGTCAGCTCGTTTGTCAAGGCGCGCTGCTGCAATGTTCCTTCGGCGCCGCGCCCAGCTCGCTTAACGTCCTTCCCGCAAACCGGGTCATGACGTCCATGCCGATCGCCAATATTATGGACAATAAACCGATGGTGAACATCATGCCGTTCGGAATGTGCAGCTCCCTCGCCAACCCCCAGGTCGCGTCGGCGACCGCGGCGGCGCTCGGCGCGCTCACTCCGATGCCGTGCGTGCCCGTTACCGCGGCCCCGTGGGCGCCCGGTGCTCCCACGGTGCTCGTAGCCAATATGCCCGCGCTGAACAATACCTCCAAATGCATGTGCAGCTGGGGCGGCGTCATTCAAGTTACGATGCCCGGCCAGTTCACGATACAGGTGCCCTGA
- a CDS encoding adenylate/guanylate cyclase domain-containing protein codes for MKTNGKKAQAAPNVRFGVLWLTVIALALAGIAYYLIARADDLNRSPLQRTLPLANLSALANGPDGEMYVISGAKQQIEAIGPDGKLKYRIGQQKDGIRRNFTELAVDSRSRLYVLNTILDSYGLYVQSETVTRYSADGKLDAQLFEWKGDGQSKRVGQLKALQIRGDALTFFISRSSGVQQKRFLIDSGKWDQPFAFELPQDRYLSEIYGTEPGQIYYTTKRGSIYQVAADGTSKPLYPVAGMPPMRKNFPERLKTDAGGSLLFVDRSLNALTRLTPGAADPISLVLDEAAIEKSAPGADSFEIADYAVLPGGGVQVLLPDRILNSGPGGAPASVVTKADYSRSERMDEWLVWLAAAAAAALLIAASRLIFVHLLRRRFSFFLKQLVAFVPLIAVSMLLLSNSIYNAFSKNMEDEMKRELSVLAQSGKYIIDGNALERLQSPNDFMDADYQSILQRMNVLFQGDQSSDRRGLYSTVYKYDGNKLYVIADDDDSVNMFKPFELDEDNLAVLKQGQVRSGSWEDASGQWIFAIAPVYDSKGKIVGIYETGRDLTVLERENKQIYKGVIEKIAAITLIVLLVFVVTTYFLLASLRKLRRSVAEITNGNWDAEVSIRTRDEVGELGEQFNVMVRHIRQYIRDITAFSEASFRFVPQQVFKYLGKRGILDVHLGDQVQQNMIVMVSKIRQFYEMSKRLSPKENFNFMNSFLSRFGPLVRKENGLIASYMGAGFMSLFPSRTEDAINAAIAIRKELVVYNGHRAKANYPPVDIGIAIHKGPLMLGIIGEETRMESNVISDDVTLTTRLEELSEQLGVSILVTHSAMETVASPERFQYRSLGRIHLGGQQTPVELYDVYEGDPEAVRMGKDKTKKLFERGVQLYQEGRFFDARETFVEVIKWSRLDKAAKLYFYLCDEYYQRGTAVDWNGTLAV; via the coding sequence ATGAAAACGAACGGGAAAAAAGCGCAGGCGGCGCCGAACGTCCGCTTCGGCGTGCTGTGGCTGACGGTCATCGCGCTGGCTCTGGCGGGGATCGCCTATTATTTGATCGCGCGTGCAGACGATCTGAACCGAAGCCCTCTGCAGCGCACGCTGCCGCTTGCGAACCTGTCGGCTCTCGCGAACGGCCCGGACGGGGAGATGTACGTCATCAGCGGCGCCAAGCAGCAGATCGAAGCGATCGGTCCGGACGGGAAGCTGAAATACCGGATCGGGCAGCAGAAGGACGGCATCCGGCGAAACTTTACCGAGCTGGCGGTCGATTCGCGCAGCCGCCTGTACGTGTTAAACACGATTCTCGATTCATACGGCCTATATGTCCAGTCCGAAACCGTCACCCGGTATTCGGCGGACGGCAAACTCGACGCGCAGCTGTTCGAATGGAAGGGCGACGGCCAAAGCAAGCGGGTCGGTCAGCTCAAAGCGCTCCAGATTCGCGGCGATGCGCTGACGTTCTTCATCAGCCGCAGCAGCGGCGTGCAGCAAAAACGGTTTCTGATCGACTCCGGCAAATGGGACCAGCCGTTCGCGTTCGAGCTGCCGCAGGATCGTTACTTGTCCGAAATTTACGGCACCGAGCCCGGCCAAATCTACTATACGACCAAAAGGGGCTCCATTTACCAGGTTGCCGCGGACGGCACGAGCAAGCCGCTTTACCCGGTCGCCGGCATGCCGCCGATGCGCAAAAATTTTCCCGAGCGGCTGAAAACGGACGCCGGCGGCTCCCTGTTGTTCGTGGACCGGTCGTTGAATGCGCTGACACGGCTCACTCCCGGGGCGGCCGATCCGATTTCGCTCGTCCTGGATGAAGCGGCGATCGAAAAAAGCGCGCCGGGCGCGGACAGCTTCGAGATTGCGGACTACGCGGTCCTCCCTGGCGGAGGCGTTCAGGTGCTGCTGCCGGACCGGATTTTGAATTCCGGCCCTGGAGGCGCGCCTGCATCGGTTGTGACGAAGGCGGATTACAGCCGCTCCGAACGGATGGATGAATGGCTGGTCTGGCTTGCGGCCGCCGCTGCCGCCGCCCTCCTGATTGCAGCGTCCAGACTGATCTTCGTCCATCTGCTGCGCCGCCGGTTTTCGTTTTTCCTGAAGCAGCTGGTGGCGTTCGTGCCGCTGATCGCGGTATCGATGCTGCTGCTTTCAAACTCCATTTACAACGCTTTTTCCAAGAACATGGAGGACGAAATGAAACGCGAGCTTTCCGTTCTGGCGCAAAGCGGCAAATACATCATCGACGGGAACGCGCTCGAACGGCTGCAATCGCCAAACGATTTCATGGACGCCGACTATCAGTCGATCTTGCAGCGGATGAACGTGCTGTTTCAGGGGGACCAATCGTCCGACCGGCGCGGCTTGTACAGCACGGTGTACAAATACGACGGAAACAAGCTGTACGTCATCGCCGACGACGACGACAGCGTCAACATGTTCAAGCCGTTCGAGCTGGACGAGGATAATCTCGCGGTGCTGAAGCAGGGGCAGGTGCGGAGCGGAAGCTGGGAGGATGCGAGCGGGCAGTGGATTTTCGCGATCGCGCCCGTGTACGATTCGAAAGGGAAAATCGTCGGCATTTACGAAACCGGCCGCGACCTGACTGTGCTCGAGCGCGAGAACAAGCAGATCTATAAAGGCGTGATCGAGAAAATCGCGGCTATCACCTTAATCGTGCTGCTCGTATTCGTCGTCACGACCTACTTCCTGCTCGCTTCGCTGCGCAAGCTGCGCCGAAGCGTCGCCGAAATTACGAACGGCAACTGGGACGCCGAGGTATCGATCCGGACGCGCGACGAGGTAGGCGAGCTCGGCGAGCAGTTTAACGTGATGGTCCGGCACATCCGGCAGTATATCCGCGACATAACGGCGTTCAGCGAGGCTTCGTTCCGTTTCGTGCCGCAGCAGGTGTTCAAATATCTCGGCAAACGCGGCATTCTCGACGTTCACCTCGGCGACCAGGTGCAGCAGAACATGATCGTCATGGTGTCGAAAATCCGGCAGTTTTACGAGATGTCGAAGCGGCTGTCGCCGAAGGAAAACTTCAATTTCATGAACTCGTTTTTAAGCCGCTTCGGCCCGCTGGTGCGGAAGGAAAACGGGCTGATCGCAAGCTACATGGGAGCGGGCTTTATGTCCTTGTTTCCAAGCCGGACGGAGGACGCCATCAATGCCGCGATTGCTATCCGCAAGGAGCTTGTCGTATACAACGGACATCGGGCCAAGGCGAATTATCCGCCCGTCGATATCGGGATCGCCATCCACAAAGGTCCGCTGATGCTCGGGATTATCGGCGAAGAGACGCGAATGGAGAGCAACGTCATTTCGGACGACGTGACCTTAACGACGCGGCTGGAGGAATTGTCCGAGCAGCTCGGCGTCTCGATCCTCGTGACGCATTCGGCGATGGAGACGGTCGCGTCGCCGGAGCGGTTCCAGTACCGCTCGCTCGGGCGCATTCATCTGGGCGGCCAGCAGACGCCGGTCGAGCTGTACGACGTCTACGAAGGCGATCCGGAAGCGGTGCGTATGGGCAAAGACAAGACGAAGAAGCTGTTTGAGCGCGGCGTGCAGCTGTATCAGGAAGGGCGCTTTTTCGATGCGCGCGAGACGTTCGTGGAAGTGATCAAATGGAGCAGGCTGGACAAAGCGGCGAAGCTGTACTTCTATTTGTGCGACGAATATTATCAGCGCGGAACCGCGGTCGACTGGAACGGGACGCTTGCCGTATAA
- a CDS encoding GNAT family N-acetyltransferase — MPQTFYRVEPLLTETDARAITDFFLSGDSFDDMNHTPGELSDFRLNPMRALSGRYVYRMVKNEAGDMIGVISFMENEQRTGGYYWDYIVVHKAYRGRGVGSLLIGEMLAELRSLGARYVVTYTCDLPVYAAIRALFERSGFSAVGRCPDYYFDGEDRLIYYLKL; from the coding sequence GTGCCGCAGACGTTTTACCGCGTCGAGCCGCTGTTGACCGAAACCGACGCCCGCGCGATTACCGATTTTTTTCTCTCCGGTGATTCGTTCGACGACATGAACCATACGCCGGGGGAATTGAGTGATTTTCGGCTCAATCCGATGAGAGCGCTGAGCGGGCGGTACGTTTACCGAATGGTCAAAAACGAAGCCGGCGATATGATCGGCGTGATCAGCTTCATGGAAAACGAGCAGCGGACGGGCGGCTATTATTGGGATTATATCGTGGTGCACAAGGCGTACCGCGGGCGCGGCGTCGGCTCGCTGCTCATCGGAGAAATGCTGGCGGAGCTGCGCTCGCTCGGGGCGCGCTACGTCGTGACCTATACGTGCGACCTGCCGGTCTACGCGGCGATCCGCGCATTGTTCGAACGCAGCGGATTTTCCGCGGTCGGCCGCTGTCCCGACTATTATTTCGACGGCGAGGACCGGCTCATTTATTATTTGAAGCTTTGA
- a CDS encoding DUF4157 domain-containing protein: MRTFGSGKSIRKMDQRQFERTQQKPHQTGHAQLQRALASGAPLGAAEMQALQRAAGNGAMLRMAGAGGRMAIPVMAKMTINNPSDAYELEADQVAYRVANDLRTTQSAQATGQAVQRMAGPEDEEELQLKPDAAGPIQREVEPMEEESEELQLKPDAAGPIKREAEAMEEKGEELQLKRDPFALIQRAAAGASEASGSVEARIEDSRGKGQRLQDGMREQLEGSFGTDFSDVTIHTDNTADELSKSVGARAFTTGSDIFFRQGEYKPDTSGGLQLLSHELTHVVQQKGR; this comes from the coding sequence ATGAGGACGTTCGGTTCGGGAAAATCGATCCGCAAAATGGATCAGCGGCAGTTTGAACGTACGCAGCAAAAGCCGCATCAGACGGGGCATGCGCAGCTGCAGCGCGCGCTTGCGAGCGGAGCGCCGCTCGGCGCGGCGGAGATGCAGGCGCTGCAGCGGGCGGCCGGCAACGGCGCGATGCTCCGCATGGCGGGAGCGGGCGGCAGGATGGCGATACCCGTCATGGCGAAAATGACGATCAATAATCCGAGCGATGCCTACGAGCTCGAAGCCGATCAGGTCGCCTATCGCGTCGCAAACGATCTGCGCACGACGCAAAGCGCACAGGCAACCGGCCAGGCGGTGCAGCGAATGGCCGGACCGGAGGACGAAGAGGAACTGCAGCTGAAGCCGGACGCCGCAGGCCCGATCCAGCGTGAAGTCGAGCCGATGGAAGAGGAGAGCGAGGAGCTGCAGCTGAAGCCGGACGCGGCCGGCCCGATTAAGCGCGAAGCGGAAGCGATGGAAGAGAAGGGCGAGGAGCTGCAGCTGAAACGCGATCCTTTCGCCCTCATTCAGCGCGCCGCAGCCGGCGCCTCCGAGGCAAGCGGCAGCGTCGAGGCGAGGATCGAGGATTCCCGCGGCAAGGGGCAGCGGCTTCAGGACGGCATGCGCGAGCAGCTGGAAGGCTCGTTCGGGACCGATTTCAGCGACGTGACGATCCATACGGACAACACGGCGGACGAGCTGTCCAAAAGCGTCGGCGCGCGGGCGTTCACGACGGGCAGCGATATCTTTTTCCGTCAGGGTGAATACAAGCCGGATACGTCCGGCGGCCTGCAGCTGCTCAGTCACGAATTGACGCATGTCGTCCAGCAAAAAGGGCGTTAA